One window of Pseudomonadota bacterium genomic DNA carries:
- a CDS encoding FAD-dependent oxidoreductase: protein MVERRQVELVRARKLSPDVRQLGLSCVDDRPFAFLAGQWVNLEVPVDGQTLTRAYSLCSAPDLERPAQIEIAVTRVRGGPASCVLHELPLGKRLEIHGPHGFFTREPAPEGSALFIGTGTGLAPLRAMLQQELARDGVDDLALLFGCRSEQDVLWENQLRQWAEKHSRFCYEVTLSQAGSNWKGRAGYVQHHLADVLAPLGRPHVYVCGLSRMVTEVRRILKNQLGYERRWIHTERYD from the coding sequence GTGGTTGAGCGGCGACAGGTCGAGCTGGTTAGGGCGCGCAAGCTATCGCCTGATGTGCGTCAGCTCGGCTTGAGCTGCGTCGACGACCGGCCTTTCGCTTTCTTGGCGGGCCAGTGGGTCAATCTGGAAGTACCGGTCGACGGCCAGACCCTGACCCGGGCCTATTCGCTGTGCTCCGCTCCGGACCTCGAGCGCCCGGCGCAGATCGAGATCGCCGTGACCCGCGTGCGAGGTGGGCCTGCTTCCTGTGTCCTGCACGAGCTGCCTCTGGGCAAGCGGCTCGAGATCCACGGTCCCCACGGCTTCTTCACCCGGGAGCCCGCGCCCGAGGGAAGCGCGCTGTTTATCGGCACAGGCACGGGGCTGGCTCCCTTGCGCGCGATGTTGCAACAGGAACTCGCTCGGGACGGCGTAGACGACTTGGCTTTGCTGTTTGGCTGCCGGAGTGAACAGGATGTGCTGTGGGAGAATCAACTGCGCCAGTGGGCCGAGAAGCACTCGCGGTTCTGCTACGAGGTCACACTCTCACAGGCAGGGTCCAACTGGAAGGGGCGCGCAGGCTACGTTCAGCATCACCTGGCCGACGTGCTCGCCCCGCTGGGAAGACCCCACGTGTACGTCTGCGGCCTGTCGAGAATGGTCACCGAGGTGCGGCGGATCCTCAAGAACCAACTCGGCTACGAGCGGCGCTGGATTCACACCGAGCGCTACGATTGA
- a CDS encoding response regulator, which produces MKGSALPRASASNVLGRDRHESPVKVLAVDDRSENLFTIQTTLKRLPVEVVTADSGEAALRATLRHEFAVVLLDVQMPGMDGFELAQFLRENEETRYLPIIFLTAISKEKRYLFRGYEAGAVDYLFKPLDLEILVSKVAVFAELHRGRVHLAQTVEKLKLEMDRRERIETELRLAQKLESIGQLAAGVAHEVNTPAQYVGDNLAFILESLQDLEEVFTATECLKKQADTVDGLAEARQALQRAEDSIQLKYLRSELPRAAEQAKEGVEHIAKIVRTMKSFSHVGQEEKVPSDLNEAIEATIAVSRNEWKFVAEMETELDPCLPMVPCVLSEINQVVLNLIVNAAHAVADVVGDGSSARGTICVTTSSLQDSVEIRVQDTGAGIPREVQERIFDPFFTTKEVGRGTGQGLAICRSVVVDRHNGSLEFETRKGEGTTFVVRLPLRDVQPTAILDGQPPEAL; this is translated from the coding sequence ATGAAAGGCTCTGCCTTGCCGCGGGCTTCCGCCTCCAACGTGTTGGGCCGAGATCGACACGAATCCCCTGTCAAAGTCCTGGCGGTCGACGATCGGTCCGAGAACCTATTCACGATCCAGACCACCCTGAAGAGGCTGCCCGTCGAAGTGGTAACAGCGGACTCAGGAGAAGCGGCTTTGCGCGCGACGCTGCGCCACGAATTTGCCGTGGTGCTGCTCGATGTGCAGATGCCGGGCATGGACGGTTTCGAGCTTGCGCAGTTCCTTCGCGAAAATGAAGAGACACGCTATCTGCCCATTATCTTCCTAACGGCCATAAGCAAGGAAAAGAGGTACTTGTTCCGTGGCTACGAGGCCGGCGCCGTGGACTACCTGTTCAAGCCCCTCGACCTGGAGATACTGGTCTCCAAGGTTGCTGTTTTTGCCGAGCTCCATCGCGGTCGCGTGCATCTAGCGCAGACGGTCGAGAAGTTGAAGCTCGAGATGGACCGGCGCGAGCGGATCGAAACCGAGCTGCGGCTCGCCCAAAAACTGGAGAGCATCGGCCAGCTTGCTGCCGGTGTCGCCCATGAGGTCAATACGCCCGCGCAGTACGTCGGCGACAATCTCGCATTCATATTGGAGTCCCTTCAAGACCTCGAAGAGGTCTTCACAGCAACGGAATGCCTGAAGAAGCAGGCCGACACGGTCGACGGCCTGGCTGAGGCACGCCAGGCACTTCAGCGAGCCGAGGACAGTATTCAGCTCAAATACCTGCGCTCCGAGCTACCGCGAGCCGCAGAGCAGGCCAAGGAGGGCGTCGAGCACATCGCCAAAATAGTAAGAACGATGAAGAGCTTCTCTCATGTCGGCCAAGAGGAAAAGGTCCCGAGCGATCTAAACGAGGCGATAGAGGCCACGATCGCGGTCAGCCGCAACGAGTGGAAATTCGTGGCCGAGATGGAGACCGAGCTCGATCCGTGCCTGCCCATGGTCCCCTGCGTTCTGAGCGAGATCAACCAAGTGGTCCTGAATCTGATCGTCAATGCGGCACACGCGGTGGCCGATGTGGTCGGCGATGGCTCGAGCGCCCGGGGAACGATCTGCGTGACCACTTCCAGCCTGCAGGACAGCGTCGAGATTCGAGTTCAAGACACGGGTGCAGGCATTCCACGGGAAGTGCAGGAACGCATATTCGATCCTTTCTTCACCACCAAGGAGGTAGGCCGCGGCACCGGACAAGGACTCGCCATCTGCCGCAGCGTGGTCGTGGACAGGCACAACGGCTCCCTGGAGTTCGAGACACGGAAGGGCGAAGGGACCACGTTCGTGGTCCGGCTGCCGCTGCGCGACGTCCAGCCCACAGCCATCCTCGATGGCCAGCCACCTGAGGCATTGTGA
- a CDS encoding ATP-binding protein, whose translation MPTPAPGQHGDAPPRVLIVDDDEMLHTVFRRVLGTTEIQAGPHQASFELVSAYDAQGGLDEVKQAVHKGRPFRVAFVDYDFPGGPTGIEIIPELWRHDPALEVVLCSSFAPEIETALQAAVSQSSQLLILKKPFEPVEVRYLARTLSDKWALRLQAARRIDTLEQGLRERYQELQATYGALKAEVAKRQACQLELLQAQKLRAIGQLAAGIAHELNTPMQYISSNLEFLGDAFRTLSLALGNSSTCVAEGDELEYLRAEIPMALEQAQWGVRQASATVATVRELARPGNQERCPADVNALVKTSIELSRCHWQDVADVQLSLCEPLPPASAEPAQLVQALLNLLTNSAQALSERRPRGSAGKGRILVETESCEAWVHVRIRDDGPGIPENIRERVFEPFFTTKEVGQGIGQGLAVTYWIIVQRHRGRLAFKCDANRGTTFTIQLPLAGKPLSPRAAGAGGTAPSLS comes from the coding sequence GTGCCCACACCAGCCCCCGGTCAGCATGGCGACGCCCCCCCCCGCGTCCTCATAGTGGACGACGACGAGATGCTGCACACGGTCTTCCGCAGGGTGCTGGGAACGACCGAGATCCAAGCGGGACCGCACCAAGCCAGCTTCGAGCTGGTTTCCGCCTACGACGCGCAGGGTGGTCTAGACGAGGTGAAGCAAGCGGTCCACAAGGGCAGACCCTTCAGGGTGGCCTTCGTCGATTACGACTTCCCCGGGGGCCCTACGGGGATCGAGATCATCCCCGAGCTGTGGCGGCACGACCCCGCGCTCGAAGTAGTGCTTTGCAGTTCCTTTGCCCCGGAGATCGAGACCGCCCTGCAGGCTGCCGTCTCGCAGTCGAGCCAACTGCTGATCCTCAAGAAGCCCTTCGAGCCCGTCGAAGTCCGCTACTTGGCGCGCACACTATCGGATAAGTGGGCGCTTCGGCTCCAGGCTGCCCGGAGAATCGACACCCTGGAGCAAGGCCTCCGCGAGCGATACCAGGAGCTGCAAGCGACCTACGGCGCCCTCAAGGCAGAGGTCGCCAAGCGCCAGGCCTGCCAGCTCGAGCTGCTGCAGGCGCAAAAGCTACGGGCGATCGGCCAATTGGCCGCGGGAATCGCCCATGAGCTCAACACGCCCATGCAGTACATATCCAGCAACCTGGAGTTCCTTGGCGATGCCTTTCGCACGCTCAGCCTGGCCCTCGGCAACTCGAGCACCTGCGTGGCCGAAGGCGACGAGCTCGAGTACCTGCGAGCAGAGATACCCATGGCGCTCGAGCAAGCCCAATGGGGCGTGCGGCAGGCGAGCGCCACGGTGGCAACGGTGCGAGAGCTCGCTCGCCCCGGAAATCAGGAACGCTGCCCGGCAGATGTCAATGCGCTGGTCAAGACCAGCATCGAGTTGAGCCGCTGCCACTGGCAGGACGTGGCCGACGTACAGCTGAGCCTCTGCGAACCGCTGCCGCCTGCGTCTGCCGAGCCTGCTCAGCTCGTGCAGGCGTTGCTGAATCTGCTGACCAACTCGGCGCAGGCCCTCTCCGAGCGGAGGCCTCGTGGGTCCGCTGGCAAGGGCCGGATTCTCGTCGAGACGGAGTCCTGCGAAGCGTGGGTGCACGTACGCATCCGGGACGACGGTCCAGGAATTCCAGAGAACATTCGAGAGCGGGTCTTCGAGCCCTTCTTCACCACCAAGGAAGTGGGTCAAGGCATTGGCCAGGGGCTGGCGGTGACGTACTGGATCATAGTGCAGCGTCACCGCGGGCGCCTGGCCTTCAAGTGCGACGCCAACCGGGGCACCACGTTCACGATCCAGCTCCCCCTCGCGGGCAAACCCTTGAGCCCCCGAGCAGCCGGAGCCGGGGGCACGGCACCGAGTCTGTCATAA
- a CDS encoding protein-glutamate O-methyltransferase CheR has product MRHAKLQDLELDLLLHGIAERYGYDFRRYARSSLKRRVAHRMAESGVDTVSELLARMLRDEELFAAFLHDMSINVTAMFRNPPFYRALREAVVPFLRELPVVKVWHAGCATGQEAFSMAILLHEAGCLDRCRLYATDYNSISLATAEDGILPLHHLRGYATNYYRSGGLAPFSSYVHAQYGRARISSFLRRSIKFSHHNLVRDRSFLTADLILCRNVLIYFDAKLQLQTLDLFASSLAPGGFLCLGSREMLGAPLSQRGFTTVDSSLRIFRKNNADSPQHDYPAIGESAR; this is encoded by the coding sequence GTGAGACACGCGAAGCTACAGGACCTCGAGCTGGACCTCTTGCTGCACGGGATAGCCGAACGCTATGGCTACGATTTCCGCCGCTATGCCCGTAGCTCCCTGAAACGGCGCGTGGCGCACCGCATGGCGGAGTCGGGCGTGGACACGGTCTCGGAGCTTCTGGCCAGGATGCTGCGAGACGAGGAGCTCTTTGCCGCGTTCCTGCATGACATGTCGATCAACGTGACCGCCATGTTCCGCAACCCGCCGTTCTACCGAGCCCTGCGCGAGGCCGTGGTTCCCTTTCTTCGAGAGCTTCCGGTGGTGAAAGTCTGGCACGCCGGTTGCGCAACCGGCCAGGAGGCCTTCTCCATGGCGATCTTGCTGCACGAAGCAGGTTGCCTGGACCGCTGCCGTCTCTACGCCACCGACTACAATTCCATCTCCCTTGCCACGGCCGAAGACGGCATTCTTCCGCTGCACCATCTCCGCGGGTACGCCACCAACTACTACCGTTCCGGCGGTTTGGCCCCGTTTTCGAGCTATGTCCATGCCCAGTACGGCCGCGCTCGGATCTCCAGCTTTCTTCGTCGGTCGATCAAGTTCTCCCACCATAACCTCGTACGCGATCGGAGCTTCCTGACGGCCGACCTGATCCTGTGTCGCAACGTCCTCATCTACTTTGATGCCAAGCTTCAATTACAGACGCTCGACCTCTTCGCATCGAGCCTTGCGCCCGGCGGCTTTCTCTGCCTTGGAAGCAGGGAGATGCTGGGCGCTCCCTTGAGCCAACGCGGGTTCACAACCGTCGATTCCTCCCTGCGGATCTTTCGCAAGAACAACGCTGACTCCCCGCAGCACGACTACCCTGCCATCGGCGAGTCCGCACGATGA
- a CDS encoding response regulator → MSIRLKITGAFLSLLVVISVFAYRSLHPQTKELRESLFTLAKVTAGFVAENLDAAVEFQDAELIRAAIEQAMELRDCRYVAVSNASGKVLAESGNPPPELDRLPMKGQATELLERHVVVRQAIASGMHPIGHVLLAMSLDRVFIESKRQMHMLWVEVLAIGLVALLVTFVLTRYVVRPITEISRGVKRVTDGDLDCDVAVSTRDEIGRLAADINQMIEGLRKYSQENALERWTKTGAAELQEAMRGEQDIAALARRVVSYLAKYLNAPVGALYVAKQDGSLQLAGSHAYTQRKHLSNRYQPGEGLVGQAALEKERIVVSEVPDDYVVVRSGLGQSPPRHLVVTPLLHNEAVKGVLELAAFEPFSEAQLELLSSVSESVAIALGSAQARQQMQELLDETQRQAGELQGQQHNLEAANETLEEQTKALKESEDSLKVQSEELQAANQELEEKTDSLERQRAAMAKQNAELEAAKTVTEQKARELELANTYKSEFLANMSHELRTPLNSLLILSRSRADNEHGNLSEEQVKAAEIIHHGGEDLLSLINDILDLSKVEAGMLEVDVQPTEIAGILHGLKDQFEAHAQVKGLKFLIEHADDLPGFISTDIHRVRQVLKNLLSNALKFTEQGSVTLTVHAPAKDTVLRNPKLRSVGAVGFSVRDTGPGIPRDRQESIFDAFCQADGSTSRQYGGTGLGLSISRQLALLLGGEMQLQSELGKGSTFTLYLPAGGSLPPGRKSMPVGHAMSVSASARGAPSSTGASTAASRRNGSSPASSVAAPAKESARHKGNSKRPSARGEAAARATPAPVSALSTCGAGFVKDDRNRIARGDKVALVVEDDPSFAQALVELTRSRGYRCVAAPDGASALQLALGMRPTVILLDLGLPDIPGARVLDQLKYDPRPRHIPVHVLSGRDAGDLARSHGAVGFLRKPASADAIRAALGSIEEYLSEDARHVLVIESQDHGGRSLVPLLENRQTEVQLASTAGQALGMCAARRCHCIVVNTSDPRQTARALLDEHARGHLDPLPPVIVHSSSPLPPALARRLRRRVRAVVKQAPTKERVLEQTTLFLHSVDASLTSEQQQIIRMLHDPDEMLQGRQLLLVDDDMRNTFALSRVLRQHGLHVLMADNGRMALEKLAHENDIELVLMDIMMPVMDGFEAMRRIRAQERFAELPIIALTAKAMLEDRAKCLDAGANDYMTKPVDIDRLLSLLRIWLFKAS, encoded by the coding sequence ATGTCCATCCGACTCAAGATCACAGGAGCTTTCCTCTCGCTGCTGGTAGTCATCAGTGTGTTTGCCTACCGCTCCCTGCACCCCCAGACCAAGGAGCTGCGCGAGAGTCTGTTCACGCTTGCCAAGGTCACGGCTGGTTTCGTCGCCGAGAATCTGGATGCGGCCGTCGAGTTCCAAGACGCCGAGCTGATCAGGGCCGCGATCGAGCAAGCCATGGAACTGCGCGACTGCCGCTACGTAGCGGTCAGCAATGCGAGCGGCAAGGTGCTGGCCGAGTCGGGTAACCCGCCTCCGGAGCTGGATCGGCTCCCCATGAAGGGGCAGGCCACCGAGCTGCTCGAGCGGCATGTTGTCGTCCGTCAGGCTATCGCCTCCGGCATGCACCCGATCGGTCATGTGCTGCTCGCCATGAGCCTCGATCGCGTCTTCATCGAGTCGAAGCGGCAGATGCACATGCTGTGGGTCGAAGTACTCGCGATCGGTCTTGTGGCGCTGCTGGTCACGTTTGTGCTCACCCGCTACGTGGTGCGACCCATCACGGAGATCTCTCGCGGCGTCAAACGGGTCACGGACGGCGACCTCGACTGCGATGTCGCGGTCTCCACCCGCGATGAGATCGGCAGGCTTGCCGCCGACATCAACCAGATGATCGAGGGCCTGCGCAAGTACTCGCAGGAGAACGCGCTCGAGCGCTGGACCAAGACGGGAGCCGCCGAGCTGCAGGAAGCCATGCGCGGAGAGCAAGACATCGCGGCACTGGCCCGCCGGGTCGTGAGCTACCTGGCCAAGTACCTGAATGCCCCGGTCGGTGCCCTCTACGTCGCCAAGCAAGACGGATCTTTGCAGCTCGCTGGCAGCCATGCCTACACGCAACGTAAGCACTTGAGCAACCGCTACCAGCCCGGAGAGGGTCTTGTAGGACAGGCGGCTCTCGAAAAGGAGCGCATCGTGGTGAGCGAGGTACCGGATGACTACGTCGTGGTGCGCTCCGGTTTGGGGCAGAGCCCTCCTCGGCATCTCGTGGTCACACCCTTGCTGCACAACGAGGCCGTGAAAGGCGTTCTGGAGTTGGCTGCCTTCGAGCCCTTCAGCGAGGCGCAGCTCGAGCTCTTGAGCTCGGTCTCCGAAAGCGTCGCCATCGCGCTCGGCTCTGCGCAGGCGCGCCAACAGATGCAGGAATTGCTCGACGAGACGCAACGGCAGGCCGGCGAGCTCCAGGGACAGCAGCACAACCTCGAAGCCGCGAACGAGACCCTCGAAGAGCAGACCAAGGCACTGAAGGAGTCCGAGGACAGCTTGAAGGTGCAGAGCGAGGAGTTGCAGGCAGCGAACCAGGAGCTCGAGGAAAAGACCGACTCCCTGGAGAGGCAGCGTGCTGCCATGGCCAAGCAAAACGCCGAGCTTGAAGCCGCCAAGACGGTCACGGAGCAAAAGGCTCGCGAGCTCGAGCTAGCCAACACATACAAGTCCGAGTTCTTGGCCAACATGTCGCACGAGCTGCGCACCCCCCTGAACAGTCTGCTGATCCTGTCCAGATCGCGGGCAGACAACGAGCATGGCAACCTCAGCGAGGAGCAAGTCAAGGCGGCCGAGATCATCCATCACGGTGGGGAGGATCTGCTTTCGCTCATCAACGACATCCTCGACCTGTCCAAGGTGGAAGCCGGCATGCTGGAAGTCGACGTTCAGCCAACCGAGATCGCCGGCATTCTCCATGGACTCAAGGACCAGTTCGAGGCCCACGCGCAGGTCAAAGGCCTGAAGTTCTTGATCGAACATGCCGACGATCTGCCCGGGTTCATCTCCACAGACATCCACCGCGTCCGGCAGGTGCTCAAGAACCTGCTCTCGAATGCGCTCAAGTTCACCGAGCAAGGATCGGTCACGCTGACGGTGCACGCACCGGCGAAGGACACGGTCTTGCGCAACCCCAAGCTGAGATCGGTCGGGGCCGTTGGCTTCTCTGTCCGAGACACGGGCCCGGGGATCCCCAGGGATCGCCAGGAATCCATTTTCGATGCCTTTTGTCAGGCCGACGGAAGCACCAGCCGCCAGTACGGAGGCACCGGCCTGGGTCTATCGATCTCACGCCAGCTCGCTCTCCTGCTGGGTGGCGAGATGCAGCTTCAAAGCGAGCTGGGCAAGGGAAGCACCTTTACGCTCTATCTTCCCGCCGGGGGCTCATTGCCGCCAGGGCGGAAGTCGATGCCGGTCGGCCACGCCATGAGCGTTTCCGCGTCGGCTCGGGGCGCGCCTTCGAGCACAGGCGCAAGTACTGCTGCCTCGAGGCGCAACGGATCCTCGCCGGCCTCTTCCGTTGCCGCGCCGGCCAAGGAGAGCGCGAGGCACAAGGGAAACTCGAAGCGACCCTCTGCTCGCGGGGAGGCAGCTGCCAGGGCTACTCCCGCGCCCGTGAGCGCGCTCAGCACCTGCGGGGCCGGCTTTGTCAAGGACGACCGGAACCGGATCGCCCGAGGCGACAAGGTCGCTCTCGTAGTCGAGGACGACCCAAGCTTCGCGCAGGCGCTGGTCGAGCTCACCCGCAGCCGGGGATACAGGTGCGTGGCGGCCCCCGACGGCGCGAGCGCCCTGCAGCTTGCGTTGGGTATGAGACCCACCGTGATTCTGCTTGACCTGGGCCTGCCGGATATCCCAGGTGCCCGAGTGCTCGACCAGCTCAAGTACGACCCCAGGCCCCGCCATATTCCGGTACACGTCCTGTCGGGCAGGGACGCAGGCGATCTGGCACGTAGCCATGGCGCGGTGGGCTTCCTGCGCAAGCCGGCCAGCGCCGACGCCATACGAGCCGCCCTCGGCAGTATCGAGGAGTACCTCTCCGAAGATGCCCGCCACGTGCTCGTGATCGAGTCCCAGGACCATGGCGGCCGGTCTCTGGTTCCGCTGCTCGAAAACCGGCAAACCGAAGTGCAGCTGGCCTCTACGGCAGGACAGGCCCTCGGCATGTGCGCCGCTCGACGCTGCCACTGCATCGTGGTGAACACCTCGGATCCACGACAGACAGCAAGGGCACTGCTGGACGAGCACGCTCGAGGCCACCTCGATCCTCTGCCCCCGGTGATCGTCCATTCGAGCTCCCCCTTGCCCCCAGCGCTGGCACGCCGGCTGCGACGCCGGGTCCGCGCAGTTGTCAAGCAGGCTCCCACGAAGGAGCGCGTGCTCGAGCAAACCACGCTCTTCTTGCACTCTGTCGATGCCTCGCTGACTTCCGAGCAGCAGCAGATCATACGCATGCTGCATGACCCTGACGAAATGCTCCAGGGACGGCAGCTGCTGCTGGTCGACGACGACATGCGCAATACCTTCGCGCTTTCTCGCGTCCTGCGCCAGCACGGCCTGCACGTACTCATGGCCGACAACGGCCGGATGGCGCTCGAGAAGCTCGCGCACGAAAACGACATCGAACTGGTACTGATGGACATCATGATGCCCGTGATGGATGGCTTCGAAGCCATGCGCCGCATCCGCGCTCAAGAACGTTTTGCCGAGCTTCCCATCATCGCGCTCACGGCCAAGGCCATGCTCGAAGATCGAGCCAAGTGCCTCGACGCCGGCGCCAACGACTACATGACGAAACCCGTCGATATCGACAGGCTGCTGTCGCTGCTGCGTATTTGGCTCTTCAAGGCGTCGTGA
- a CDS encoding tetratricopeptide repeat protein gives MSLRVAGRFALAMLFGAALTSPGCSRRTPPRFVGQSPLLTSDNPQAEAELREARTFAEQGDIEQAATRYEAFLAMRSDDPLAAIARLELGRIRLDAGDLDAALTLFEQVADHTDVALAEHARFNLGLTLHAAQEYESAVRFLSPFVGRTIDPVETAKLLWSLPDALVKLERHMDALTVLHRAEDAPLAEQDRERVRARVAKLVHHEAGGDQIQRAYRELEHRGEVWGQVARRALRDADAMGDLTRVRAVLAELEHRGFELDDELQAVAARAERATDVDMRSVGVILTLSGRARELGQLALHGIMLAAGLPPRGPLPANAPVVVFRDDGGDPARATAAVDELARMHRVAAIIGPIDARAAEAAAKRAHELGVPMITLSQAPRLTQTGPMIFRLFATPQGEVEQLLRFARARGYTRFAVMYPASGYGEVMASAFALGVRSAGGELVARIDYPPEATSFGTLVGELRGQRFDALFLPDTAHRLALIAPALAAAGLWPTAPGNAAPKGARSVQLLAPSVGFDHELARTTSRYLQGSVFSTLFDPRTGAAAAQAFAARFRTQFGVPANAFAAFAYDAFQFIRSAVKDGAGTRFALRQHLTTLRARAAAGPSPGFDDNREPSRASYLVQLRGQHFTRLNPPYR, from the coding sequence GTGTCGCTACGCGTTGCTGGCCGTTTCGCTCTCGCCATGCTTTTCGGGGCCGCACTGACCTCGCCGGGCTGCAGCCGTCGTACGCCACCCCGCTTCGTGGGGCAGTCACCTCTGCTTACGAGCGACAACCCGCAGGCGGAAGCCGAGCTGCGTGAAGCTCGGACCTTCGCCGAACAGGGCGACATCGAACAGGCAGCGACTCGCTACGAAGCCTTTCTTGCCATGCGCTCCGATGATCCCCTGGCTGCCATAGCACGGCTCGAGCTTGGCAGGATCCGTCTTGATGCCGGAGACCTCGATGCGGCCCTGACACTGTTCGAGCAGGTGGCAGATCACACGGACGTGGCCTTGGCGGAGCACGCCCGCTTCAACCTGGGGCTGACGCTGCATGCGGCGCAGGAGTACGAAAGCGCCGTGCGCTTCCTGTCGCCGTTCGTGGGGCGCACCATCGACCCGGTAGAGACCGCCAAGCTGCTGTGGTCGCTTCCGGACGCATTGGTGAAGCTGGAACGCCACATGGACGCGCTGACTGTACTGCACAGGGCCGAAGATGCTCCGCTCGCCGAGCAAGATCGAGAGCGCGTGCGCGCACGCGTCGCAAAGCTGGTGCACCACGAAGCCGGCGGCGACCAGATCCAGCGGGCTTACCGCGAGCTGGAGCACCGGGGCGAAGTGTGGGGTCAGGTAGCCCGGCGAGCCCTCAGAGACGCCGATGCCATGGGTGATCTCACGCGTGTGCGCGCCGTTCTGGCCGAGCTCGAGCATCGAGGTTTCGAGCTCGACGATGAACTGCAGGCCGTTGCGGCGCGTGCCGAGCGCGCAACGGACGTGGACATGCGCAGCGTCGGAGTCATCCTGACCCTGAGCGGCCGGGCCAGGGAGCTCGGACAGCTTGCCCTGCACGGCATCATGCTCGCGGCTGGCTTGCCACCGAGGGGTCCCTTGCCTGCAAACGCTCCGGTGGTGGTTTTTCGAGATGACGGGGGGGATCCGGCGCGCGCGACGGCCGCCGTGGACGAGCTGGCTCGGATGCATCGCGTCGCAGCCATCATCGGCCCCATCGACGCGAGAGCAGCCGAAGCGGCGGCCAAGCGAGCACACGAGCTCGGCGTGCCGATGATCACGCTCAGCCAGGCCCCTCGGTTGACGCAGACGGGGCCCATGATTTTTCGCCTGTTTGCGACGCCACAGGGAGAGGTCGAGCAATTGCTGCGCTTTGCGCGCGCTCGGGGCTACACCCGATTCGCGGTAATGTACCCGGCCAGTGGCTACGGCGAGGTCATGGCGAGTGCGTTCGCTTTAGGCGTGCGATCCGCGGGCGGCGAGCTGGTGGCAAGAATCGACTATCCACCCGAGGCAACTTCGTTTGGAACGCTGGTAGGCGAGCTGCGCGGCCAGCGCTTTGACGCGCTGTTCTTGCCGGACACAGCCCACCGACTGGCCCTCATAGCTCCCGCACTCGCGGCTGCAGGACTGTGGCCCACCGCGCCGGGAAACGCCGCGCCGAAGGGAGCTCGCTCGGTCCAGCTGCTGGCCCCGAGTGTCGGCTTCGATCACGAGCTCGCGCGCACGACCTCCCGCTACCTCCAGGGCAGCGTGTTCTCGACGCTGTTCGATCCGCGCACGGGCGCCGCTGCGGCGCAGGCTTTCGCGGCTCGCTTTCGGACGCAGTTCGGTGTTCCGGCGAACGCCTTTGCTGCCTTTGCGTACGACGCGTTCCAGTTCATCCGCAGCGCCGTGAAGGACGGAGCCGGCACGCGGTTCGCGCTACGCCAGCACCTGACCACACTAAGGGCCCGTGCGGCAGCGGGACCCAGCCCGGGGTTCGACGACAACCGCGAACCCTCCCGCGCCAGCTACCTCGTGCAGCTCCGGGGCCAGCACTTCACGCGCCTGAACCCTCCCTACCGTTAG